In Xyrauchen texanus isolate HMW12.3.18 chromosome 13, RBS_HiC_50CHRs, whole genome shotgun sequence, a single genomic region encodes these proteins:
- the cyth4b gene encoding cytohesin 4b, translating into MMTDSCHTDLTAEEQMEIKHLKKHKQILLEDIEKLKNQIENVMADIQDFKSAEDNKILEREKRFCSGKKKFNMEPKKGIKYLVENDLLDWRAEPVAEFLYKEEGLNKTAIGDFLGEREEMHLQILKAFVDLHEFSDLNLVQALRQFLWSFRLPGEAQKIDRMMEAFATRYCNCNPEVFQSTDTCYILSFAIIMLNTSLHNPNVKDKTTLERFISMNRGINNGDDLPNDLLTNLYNSIRNEPFKIPEDDGNDLTHTFFNPDREGWLLKLGGRVKTWKRRWFILTDNCLYYFEFTTDKEPRGIIPLENLCVREVFYPRKPYCLELYNPNSRGQKIKACKTETDGRVVEGKHQSYTICAASAEERDDWIESIRASITKDPFYDLVSVRKKKVINKVPEK; encoded by the exons ATTTAACAGCAGAAGAACAGATGGAGATTAAACATCTAAAGAAGCACAAACAGATACTGCTTGAGGACATTGAG AAACTGAAGAATCAGATTGAAAATGTAATGGCAGATATTCAGGATTTCAAGTCTGCAGAGGACAA taaaatattggagagagaaAAACGCTTCTGTAGTGGAAAGAAGAAATTCAACATGGAACCTAAAAAG GGTATCAAGTATCTGGTTGAGAACGATCTTCTTGACTGGAGAGCGGAACCGGTAGCCGAGTTTCTGTATAAAGAGGAAGGACTCAATAAGACAGCCATCGGAGACTTCCTCGGAGAGAG AGAGGAAATGCACCTGCAGATATTAAAAGCATTTGTGGATCTGCACGAGTTTTCAGATCTGAACCTGGTTCAGGCATTACG ACAGTTCTTATGGAGTTTCCGACTGCCTGGTGAAGCTCAAAAAATTGACCGCATGATGGAGGCTTTCGCTACACGTTACTGTAACTGTAACCCTGAAGTCTTCCAGTCAACAG ACACGTGTTACATCCTATCGTTTGCCATCATCATGTTGAATACGAGTCTACACAACCCCAACGTGAAAGATAAAACTACTCTGGAGCGATTCATCAGCATGAACCGAGGAATAAACAATGGTGATGACCTACCTAATGATCTGCTCACG AATCTGTATAACAGCATACGAAATGAACCCTTCAAAATCCCAGAGGATGATGGGAATGATCTTACACACACGTTCTTCAACCCTGACCGGGAGGGCTGGCTGCTCAAGCTGG GCGGTCGTGTGAAGACGTGGAAGAGACGCTGGTTTATTCTCACTGATAACTGCCTGTATTATTTCGAATTCACCACA gacaAAGAGCCACGCGGGATTATTCCGCTGGAGAATCTGTGTGTGCGGGAAGTGTTTTATCCCAGAAAACCG tattgTCTGGAGCTATATAACCCTAACAGCAGAGGTCAGAAGATCAAAGCTTGTAAGACGGAGACAGACGGGCGTGTCGTTGAAGGGAAACATCAGTCATACACAATCTGTGCTGCATCAGCTGAAGAGAGAGATGACTGGATTGAATCCATCAG GGCCAGCATTACGAAAGATCCTTTTTATGATCTTGTGTCTGTCCGAAAGAAGAAAGTCATCAACAAAGTTCCAGAGAAGTGA